The Primulina huaijiensis isolate GDHJ02 unplaced genomic scaffold, ASM1229523v2 scaffold42781, whole genome shotgun sequence genome includes a region encoding these proteins:
- the LOC140969827 gene encoding uncharacterized protein isoform X3, whose translation MMEVEPPSILRYLIGSAIMMLGVVLPLGYMMFRNKRAPSSSSYSKQTNKVLI comes from the exons ATGATGGAGGTTGAACCTCCTAGCATATTGAGGTATTTGATTGGATCAGCGATAATGATGCTGGGTGTGGTGTTGCCTCTAGGCTACATGATGTTTCGCAATAAACGGGCTCCTTCTTCCTCTTCTTACTCCAAACAGAC GAACAAAGTTTTGATATAG
- the LOC140969800 gene encoding E3 ubiquitin ligase PQT3-like translates to MAVYYKFKSAKDYDSVAIDGNFISVGHLKEKIFELKHLGRGTDFDLVVTNAQTNEEYLDEGTLIPKNTSVLIRRVPGRPRNPIITAPVAEQEEVKVENYSDDLQTVKINLGGAAQSSMKYAEDLEWDEFGNDLYAIPETVPVQLNNTVQNHPPPVSKEDEDSKIKALIDTPALDWQRQPADGFGPGRGFGRGMGGRMMGGRGFGRGGLEKKIPPQGYICHRCKVPGHFIQHCPTNGDPNYDIKRVKPPTGIPKSMLMATPDGSYALPSGAVAVLKPNEAAFEKQIEGMPSLRSVGDFPPELHCPLCKEVMKDAVLTSKCCFKSFCDKCIRDHIISKSSCICGATNILADDLLPNKTLRDTINRILEANNSSAEDGGSAFQIQDMESRNPHAKVPSPTQSAASKGEQVPAPQPQKEESSKIVDLVVEDRAVNTPPSTQIQEKGKSLKVPDVSEATHDSKSVKETAIPANTQLADEEVQQKLISMEAGRKKKKKKIQMPHSAAEMQWRTAQDLAPDNYMMPLGPSAFNPYWNGIQPGFDGFVPPYAGHMPYMGYGFGPMDMAFGGVFPQDPFGGRPGCMLPYAPPQMDLADLAMGFNAGPPPPAMSREEFEARKANLKRKREVERHRDMELSKDREYGREASSVDLPNMRSKSVCIFISLLLLVYYFCANDAGTFHGQPYSFSEIMLSRITVNFEREFSVSHCPIDLPPKEYGRLKLFPISFNCLCNSLLPSMLLQVILKFLHGYCRYNLHEPCFLLFFFWVLKYLPHLGLSPDPC, encoded by the exons ATGGCAGTTTACTATAAATTTAAAAGTGCCAAAGATTACGATTCAGTTGCCATCGATGGCAACTTTATATCGGTTGGGCacttgaaagaaaaaatatttgaattaaagCATTTGGGAAGGGGTACTGATTTTGACCTTGTTGTCACCAACGCTCAGACTAACGAAG AGTATCTTGATGAAGGAACGTTAATCCCCAAAAATACTTCAGTTTTGATTCGCCGAGTTCCTGGACGACCTCGGAATCCCATAATTACTGCACCTGTTGCTGAGCAAGAAGA GGTAAAGGTGGAAAATTATTCTGATGATCTTCAAACTGTTAAAATTAACTTGGGTGGAGCAGCTCAATCTTCCATGAAATAT GCTGAAGATTTAGAATGGGATGAGTTTGGAAATGATCTTTATGCTATTCCTGAAACTGTGCCGGTCCAGTTGAACAATACAGTTCAAAATCATCCTCCACCTGTTAGCAAAGAGGATGAGGATAGTAAAATCAAGGCTTTAATTGACACTCCAGCCTTAGATTGGCAGCG TCAACCTGCTGATGGCTTTGGTCCTGGTAGAGGCTTTGGACGAGGCATGGGTGGAAGAATGATGGGTGGACGCGGTTTTG GGCGAGGTGGATTGGAGAAGAAAATACCACCACAGGGCTACATATGTCACAGATGCAAGGTGCCTG GTCATTTCATTCAGCACTGCCCAACAAATGGCGATCCCAATTATGACATAAAAAGGGTCAAGCCTCCAACTGGAATTCCAAAATCCATGTTGATGGCTACTCCAGATGGCTCCTATGCATTACCGAGTGGGGCAGTTGCTGTATTAAAGCCAAATGA GGCTGCTTTTGAGAAACAGATTGAGGGAATGCCATCCTTACGAAGTGTTGGTGATTTTCCACCAGAACTGCACTGCCCTCTTTGCAAAGAAGTAATGAAAGATGCTGTCCTTACGAGCAAATGTTGTTTTAAGAGCTTTTGCGATAAAT GTATAAGAGATCATATCATTTCGAAATCATCGTGCATCTGTGGGGCCACAAATATTCTTGCTGATGATCTTCTACCCAACAAGACTCTCAGGGATACCATTAATCGCATTTTGGAAGCCAATAATAGCAGTGCTGAAGATGGTGGTAGTGCATTTCAAATCCAAG ATATGGAGTCACGCAATCCACATGCTAAGGTTCCTTCCCCCACTCAGTCTGCTGCCTCCAAAGGAGAGCAGGTGCCCGCACCACAACCTCAAAAGGAAGAATCTTCAAAGATTGTAGACCTTGTTGTAGAAGACAGAGCTGTCAATACTCCTCCCTCTACCCAGATTCAAGAGAAAGGGAAAAGTCTAAAAGTGCCAGATGTTTCTGAAGCTACCCATGATTCAAAAAGTGTTAAAGAAACAGCAATACCAGCAAATACTCAATTGGCTGATGAAGAGGTGCAGCAGAAGCTAATCTCAATGGAAGCAG gaagaaagaagaaaaagaagaaaatccAAATGCCTCATAGCG CTGCTGAGATGCAATGGAGAACCGCCCAGGACCTTGCACCTGATAATTACATGATGCCTTTGGGTCCATCCGCATTTAATCCTTATTGGAATGGTATTCAGCCTGGATTCGATGGATTTGTGCCCCCATATGCCGGTCATATGCCTTACATGGGATATGGATTTGGACCTATGGATATGGCATTTGGAGGTGTCTTTCCCCAGGACCCATTTGGAGGAAGACCGGGTTGTATGTTACCATATGCCCCTCCTCAGAT GGATCTTGCAGACCTTGCAATGGGATTTAATGCTGGGCCACCCCCACCCGCCATGAGcagagaagaatttgaagcTCGAAAAGCCAATTTGAAGAGGAAACGCGAAGTGGAGCGTCACAGGGACAT GGAGTTGTCTAAAGATCGGGAATATGGAAGAGAAGCAAGCTCAGTCGATCTCCCTAATATGAGATCCAAATCTGTATGCATCTTTATCAGCCTACTGTTAttagtttattatttttgtgCGAATGATGCAGGTACATTTCATGGTCAACCATATAGTTTTTCAGAAATCATGCTGTCGAGAATAACAGTGAATTTCGAAAGAGAATTTTCAGTTTCTCATTGCCCGATAGACTTACCTCCAAAGGAATATGGCCGATTAAAATTATTTCCCATTTCATTTAATTGTTTGTGTAATAGCCTATTGCCTTCAATGTTGTTGCAAGTGATCTTGAAGTTTTTGCATGGGTACTGTAGATATAATCTGCATGAACCATGCtttcttctcttctttttttgggTTTTGAAATATTTACCTCATTTGGGTTTGTCCCCCGATCCCTGCTAG
- the LOC140969790 gene encoding protein SINE1-like has product MNRSLSPILRELENLEKDADSRKLAMKALKSYVKDLDSKAIPMFLAKVSESKQTGVSPGQYTISLYEVLARVHGPKIIPQIDNIMSTIVKTLSSSAGSFALHQACSKVVPAIARYAIDPTTAEDKKRDIIHSLCKPLSDCLLGSLENLSSGAALCLQMLIEFDNWRFASNEMINEVCQRVAGALEKHSQTNSHMALVTTLAKHNSLIVEAYSSLFLQSGVRILDIGFAEENSQKQLSAIHMISSLMRCLDPKSISFELEFVIEELEKCQSDRMPFVTGAAFEAVQIAKRICSEKGSKIGRVTRSITGSNFDGRENTKRSVCGSRVHSPRTVSPESQTINSFVGYDYFTGSPISMKQDPRGMSDDRRSVNRKLWRRCENGVLDISLKDGIFSSITREVDILKPDNDEFSDNCSGHAENFADFRQGTTGRAAAKSTSSSPRGSSSTINLNDVKIFSTPRKLIRSLQDPDNLNSGFSKNHTGRFRNLTPITLDQMTASKLNGLSLGINPMINGEENLSYSGEQLICSLESVSSTEDVYPDTDTPVSVNMIPRNETQIQNADVRQGLQFSARKIVCGILLVIFAAVFRLLAIGDLADGNILVPT; this is encoded by the exons ATGAATAGAAGTCTAAGTCCAATACTGAGGGAGTTGGAGAATCTTGAGAAGGATGCCGACAGTAGAAAATTAGCTATGAAAGCGCTGAAATCATATGTAAAAGACTTGGATTCCAAAGCAATACCCATGTTTCTTGCTAAGGTTTCTGAGAGCAAACAAACTGGTGTATCGCCTGGTCAATACACAATTTCGTTATACGAGGTTCTTGCTCGAGTCCATGGGCCAAAAATCATCCCTCAGATAGATAACATTATGAGCACCATTGTCAAGACCTTGTCCTCAAGTGCAGGATCTTTTGCCCTTCATCAGGCTTGCTCCAAGGTGGTTCCAGCTATCGCAAGATATGCAATTGACCCAACAACTGCAGAGGATAAGAAGAGAGACATTATTCACTCTTTATGTAAGCCTCTTTCAGATTGCCTATTGGGTAGCCTAGAGAATCTGTCTTCTGGAGCTGCCCTTTGTCTACAGATGCTTATTGAGTTTGATAATTGGCGATTTGCTTCAAACGAGATGATTAATGAGGTGTGTCAGAGAGTTGCCGGGGCTTTGGAGAAGCATTCACAGACCAATTCCCATATGGCTTTGGTTACGACTTTGGCTAAACACAATAGCCTGATAGTTGAAGCGTATTCAAGTCTTTTTCTGCAGTCTGGAGTACGAATTCTTGACATTGGTTTTGCTGAGGAAAATTCACAAAAACAATTGTCAGCCATACATATGATAAGTTCTTTGATGAGATGTTTGGATCCAAAAAGTATATCATTTGAACTGGAGTTTGTAATCGAAGAGCTCGAGAAGTGCCAATCTGATCGAATGCCTTTTGTTACTGGCGCTGCATTTGAAGCGGTACAAATAGCAAAGAGGATTTGTTCTGAAAAGGGCTCGAAAATTGGGAGGGTCACGCGTTCAATCACCGGTTCAAATTTTGATGGAAGAGAAAACACCAAGAGGAGTGTGTGTGGCTCTAGAGTCCATTCACCTCGCACTGTGTCACCGGAGTCACAAACCATTAATTCTTTTGTGGGATATGATTATTTTACTGGATCGCCAATCTCGATGAAACAGGACCCTCGAGGCATGAGTGATGATCGCAGAAGTGTAAACCGTAAACTTTGGCGAAGATGTGAGAATGGAGTACTAGATATATCTCTTAAGGATGGTATATTCTCCAGTATAACTCGGGAGGTAGACATCCTGAAACCTGATAATGATGAATTTTCCGACAACTGCAGTGGTCATGCGGAGAATTTTGCCGATTTTCGACAAGGGACTACTGGACGTGCAGCTGCAAAAAGCACATCGTCCAGTCCTCGG GGATCAAGCTCTACTATCAACCTCAATGATGTGAAGATTTTCAGTACCCCAAGAAAGCTCATTCGTTCGCTCCAGGATCCAGATAACTTGAACTCGGGCTTCTCTAAGAATCATACTGGAAGGTTCAGAAATTTGACTCCAATAACATTAGATCAAATGACAGCATCAAAGCTTAATGGCCTTTCTCTTGGCATAAATCCCATGATCAACGGTGAGGAAAATTTGTCCTACAGTGGTGAGCAGTTAATTTGCAGCTTAGAATCAGTTTCCTCAACTGAAGATGTGTATCCTGACACAGATACACCAGTGTCTGTGAATATGATTCCTAGAAATGAAACTCAAATTCAAAATGCCGATGTGCGTCAAGGCCTCCAATTCTCTGCTCGCAAAATTGTTTGTGGCATTTTACTTGTTATATTTGCAGCAGTTTTTCGTTTGTTGGCAATTGGTGATCTGGCAGATGGCAACATTCTTGTTCCCACCTAG
- the LOC140969843 gene encoding GPN-loop GTPase QQT2-like, translating into MDIDSKAPEETSSGIQGNNESKDDDYVFKTMGRLNIGESSTCFKRKPVIIIVVGMAGSGKTTFLHRLICHTMASNTRGYVMNLDPAVLTLPYGANIDIRDTVRYKEVMKQYNLGPNGGILTSLNLFSTKFDEVISMVEKRADQLDYVLVDTPGQIEIFTWSASGAIITEAFASTFPTVIAYVVDTPRSASPATFMSNMLYACSILYKTRLPLVLAFNKTDVAQHQFALEWMKDFEVFHAALDSDNSYTSTLTRSLSLALEEFYKNLRSVGISAVTGSGMDAFFTAVEASAEEYMETYKTDLDKRLAEKKRLEEEHRIENMDKLKKDMEKSQGKTVILSTGLKDKAVTSTSMDLDEEDDEEEKEDDFERFSEDYGSDVVDEDEDEEVSKFSFGGGSF; encoded by the exons ATGGATATAGACTCGAAAGCACCGGAGGAAACTTCATCTGGGATTCAAGGCAATAATGAG AGTAAAGACGATGATTATGTTTTCAAGACAATGGGGCGGTTAAATATTGGAGAATCATCCACTTGCTTTAAGAGAAAGCCAGTTATCATAATAGTTGTGGGAATGGCAG GAAGTGGAAAGACTACTTTTCTTCACCGGCTAATTTGTCATACAATGGCATCAAACACTCGAGGTTATGTTATGAATCTTGATCCCGCTGTCCTGACACTTCCCTATGGTGCAAATATTGATATAAGAGACACTGTCCGATACAAGGAGGTCATGAAGCAGTACAATCTTGGACCAAATGGTGGAATTTTGACCTCTCTAAACTTATTCTCAACGAAGTTTGATGAG GTTATTTCAATGGTCGAGAAACGAGCAGATCAGCTTGACTATGTCCTTGTTGACACTCCTGGCCAAATTGAAATTTTCACTTGGTCTGCATCTGGAGCTATTATTACCGAAGCTTTTGCCTCAACATTTCCCACGGTAATTGCTTATGTTGTGGATACACCACGTTCTGCTAGCCCGGCTACCTTCATGAGCAATATGTTGTATGCTTGTAGCATCCTCTACAAGACAAGGTTGCCTCTGGTATTGGCATTTAATAAGACAGATGTCGCACAACACCAGTTTGCTTTGGag TGGATGAAAGATTTCGAGGTGTTTCATGCAGCTCTAGATTCGGATAACTCTTATACATCAACCCTTACTCGTAGCCTCTCCCTCGCATTGGAGGAGTTTTACAAAAATCTTAGATCTGTCGGAATTTCTGCAGTCACTGGTTCTGGCATGGATGCATTCTTTACCGCCGTTGAAGCTAGTGCAGAGGAATACATGGAAACATACAA GACTGATCTTGACAAGAGGCTGGCAGAAAAGAAACGGTTGGAGGAAGAACATAGAATAGAAAACATGGATAAGCTCAAGAAAGATATGGAGAAGTCACAAGGAAAAACTGTGATATTGAGCACTGGTTTAAAGGATAAAGCAGTCACTAGTACAAGCATGGACTTAGATGAAGAGGACGATGAGGAGGAAAAGGAGGATGATTTTGAGAGGTTCAGCGAAGATTATGGCTCTGATGTTGTGGacgaggatgaagatgaagaagtgtcaaaattttcttttggaGGTGGCAGCTTTTAA
- the LOC140969827 gene encoding uncharacterized protein isoform X1, with product MALNRAVMMEVEPPSILRYLIGSAIMMLGVVLPLGYMMFRNKRAPSSSSYSKQTNKVLI from the exons ATGGCT TTAAACAGAGCTGTGATGATGGAGGTTGAACCTCCTAGCATATTGAGGTATTTGATTGGATCAGCGATAATGATGCTGGGTGTGGTGTTGCCTCTAGGCTACATGATGTTTCGCAATAAACGGGCTCCTTCTTCCTCTTCTTACTCCAAACAGAC GAACAAAGTTTTGATATAG
- the LOC140969827 gene encoding uncharacterized protein isoform X2: protein MALNRAVMMEVEPPSILRYLIGSAIMMLGVVLPLGYMMFRNKRAPSSSSYSKQT from the exons ATGGCT TTAAACAGAGCTGTGATGATGGAGGTTGAACCTCCTAGCATATTGAGGTATTTGATTGGATCAGCGATAATGATGCTGGGTGTGGTGTTGCCTCTAGGCTACATGATGTTTCGCAATAAACGGGCTCCTTCTTCCTCTTCTTACTCCAAACAGACGTAG